Genomic DNA from Oryza sativa Japonica Group chromosome 5, ASM3414082v1:
ATTGAGAAGTTGTTATGGAGTATTTTTTGAGACGGAAGGAGCATGTCAGTATGTATTCATAGTGATGAGGGTGAGGGTGTAATTGTGAGTGCTTATgttctgttaaaaaaaagtacacGTCCCTGATTGGTCTTGTCATTATTGTTGTCGCACGCGTTTGACCTACCTAACCTAAACGTCGAACTTTGTTAATCGTTTGTACTCACGAGACCGCGACCGCGGAAATCACCATCCTGCCCTCGCGGCCTGGctcgtcttcgtcttcgtcgtctCCCCGCTCGTGCGCGCGATGGAATGGTGCGCGAAGGAAGCAAAAGCCAAATGGCGTGCGGATATGATGTATTGATGTCGCCCGCGTGTTTCGACCCGTTCGACGAAATCCGGCGCTTCCGGAGAGAAGAGCAGTAGAGCACCGCGCGGGGAATATGCCAGTATGCCATCCTCTCCGTACGTGCGGACGCGGTGACCGGTCGGTTCCGTGACGCAACCGGGGTGCTGTGCCTGCGACCCTGTGTGTGTGTGGCTGTGTGCGCGACCGTGTCACCGTGAACTTGTACGTTATTTCCTCGTGGGCTTTCCAGTAGCCGTCGCCGTCCCGCCGTACGCGACCGTCATCGGGATTGTGGTCCGAGAAAAGTTTGGATACGACTGGCGGCGTGGCACCGATGGGGATGGGGGGATTGAAGATGAAGGGCAAGTTTGGTTTGGTGCCATACtaaaattatcaaagtttagATAATTTTTGGCACTACTAAATTTAGATGGCTAAAACTTTTACTATCTAAAGAGATATATTGTTAAAATTTagcattaataaaaaaactagaaataCTATTAAAAATTACCAATAAATTAGTAGGGCGGAATTTGGAACCGAACCAAACCAACCTGAAGCGAACTACTCGCCGCGGCAGAGTTCGCGGGCTTGATGTGCACGGCCCAAACAGGCAAAATCCTGAGGGGGAGAGGCAGTCGAACGGCCTCGTGCGATGAGCGGCCCAGCAACCCAGCCGAACCGTCGACTTTGCCGTTGCGCACCGGTGGAGAACCGCGGGCCGAGCGCACTTCAGCTGGCCGGTTACTTCCCCGGGGGCCGGGGGAAGCTGAGCTGGTCACGCTCCGACCGCcgcaacacacacacacacacctgcCACCAGTACCACAATTCTCAACCGTCGGCATCGGCAGGACTACCGATCGAAACCGTCGGCATCGGCAGTTACTGGAGGAGGTGCTGGTGCTTTGTGAATTTTCTGGTGATTAGCACTGTATGCGGTTTCATTTGGCCCCACTGATGTATTAGTAGcgtaaaaatgagaaaaaactGCATCGTACTAACATATTTCGTACTCCCTCCGAGCTGAGAGTAGTTTACGTATCGTTTTGGACAAGAATGATATCAAACTTTAAAGTTTTGGACAAGAATgatatcaaactttaaaatctttgattatgaaaattttctaaaatatttgtctttaaaCTATGgtgactatatgtatatattaatcttaaaaatacttcaattaaattatatatttgttaacatttatatacatattataataaataataatGATTAAAGTTGTTTTTGAAGACCGTGCTCTTGTTCAAAACGACGAGTATTATaaacccggagggagtattagtatTAGATTTGTTtacgagtaaatttcacttcATACTATCTTTTTTATTCCCGATGTTTTATTTTGGATCATCCTTCAAACCAATGTTTTAATTTTAGACTAGACAATTTTATCTCAGCGACACTTTGGATCACCCTTTATTCTTTTATTTATCTACTTCTAATTTATCATATGTTAAAGAAACGATCTATATATAGCTGAGGAGTTTATTGGTGTTTGATGAAAACAAAACCACGAACACACAGAAAATAGGAAAACCCTGTATTTTATTAATCATGATTCATTAACATGAATATTTACAAATACATGATGGCTCCCGCAGGAGTTCGCCTTTTGCCTTCACGAGAAATGCTTAATGGAAAGGTATGCTGACTCGAGATTGCGTACAGTCCGCTGATTCCCGGCGCCTAGCAATAAGGCTACCGGTTAATTACATCCACATGAGCGAGCCTATGGAACACCTCCGATTAAGCTGCGCTTTAGGATCGTTGTCTTCAAAATTAATTACTCGCCGAAGGTTGAGGTTGGTGCAGATTTAACGTTGAATATAGTGAATGTGGAACAGGTGGCTTTGTTTCGCCAAAACCCGGTCACAATACACTACCATCACGTCGGTGTGCGGAGAGAATTTGGTGAAGCGGGTGACCTTTGCCTCGTCGGTGCCCAGTCATGTACCCTAGCCTTCATCAAACATGGATTTTGTGGTTGCTTTTGCCTCGTCGGTGCCCAGCAACGGTGTATCCGTTTCCTGTCCAATTTAGACGTGTTAATAGTATAGTGACCTGGCCATGTTGGCACTCGGCCATGGTTTCGTCTAGCCTCGTCAGTCATAGACAGATGGAATGAGTGAATGGCTCCAATCTTGTTAGCTTTAGCTAATATGTTGTCCGGCCTCGTCGGTCTCGGACGTAGCACAAATATTGATAAATCGACCATTTCATCTCGTCGATACTCGGCCATGGTGTCGACGTGTATTTTAAATCTGCATGCCTCGCCCTCCTAGCTAGCATTGTTTTTGTTGTCTTCAAGAATTGTGGGGATTGCTCCCGCTCATATGGTAGAATTTGGATAGAGAAGGAATTGCTCCCGTACATGACATGCACGAGGCAAATCGATAGTTGTTCAGGCATGAATAAAAATATGTATAAATCATGGTTGGTCTGATACCAATAAGTCTCAAACTCATCCCAAGTTTATACAAATAAATATCCAGCTCCAATATTTGATATTGATAATTTAGACAGTCCAACCCCCACGAGGGTCAAGCTCGCCTTATATTTATTTGCAGCCCATATTAATCGCTTGACAAAGATGACGTGTGCGTGTGCATGCGCCACTGGGGATACTTATATCCATGGCTACAAGTTCACAACGCATCCACGACATATTCATCGATACTCCACTTTACTGTTTTACCGTCCGGACTGTGTAACTGCACAACACTACGGTATATATTTGCTCCCTCTAGAAGATAATGCCGGGCGTTGTTGTGTTTGTATTGGATAAGCAACTTGACGGAGAACGAGATTAGCTTGTTATTGATGACTCGCCGATAGAGATGCCATCAGCGCCGGCGACTACAGGTTGCTGATCCGCGATCACGCACCCTGCGTCATGCGCGTGCATCTTCTTTCTAATCTCTCTACGATGTAGAGAATATTGTGTGGGTGCGAGTGTTCACCTCTCTAGGGCATATTGCTGCTTTAATGGCGCAGCGCTTGTGCCGTGTGTTCCCCCAGCCGCGACGAGGGGTCGACTGCTTTATGTAGGCAGCGATGACCACAACGGCCTCGCTAATTCTCCGTGAATCGAGCGTGATAACGCGTTTAATCTGTTTTGGCCTCATCGATCTGCTACTGCAGATAAGTGCGACGCATGCAGATGCCGGCCACCTGATGCATGCGGATAGAGTTGCTGGTGTCGGAGATAATCACTGAGATTAACATGGCTGATGACGGTGGGCCCcacgtcttatttgaatttgttACCAGTGATAATTACCCACCGGTGAAGTAACAAACCGATTAATGGGTATACTGCTAGTACTAGTggatctcttctcttttcaaGCTTATATCTCTTCAATTGTGcattaaatttgaattttattcgaaccattattttctatttgaaaTGTACAACAAAACGAGCCCAATATTGATTATATTCGGACATTATGtgatatttgaatttttctagaCCCACACGTCACAGAGACACGCCTCACATGTATTCAGTAAAATTGGGCTATAAATAATATtctcatataaaattaaatgcccaataatttattatttcttCTATGAATTTTAGCACAAAAATTCATCAAACAATTGGCGAGTAGTAGCCAACGTTCTCCCCAAGTCAACCTCCCCACACCGAACTCTCACCAATCTCGAGGCGCATCCGACCCTCCCGCGCCCCACCACATAAGCACCCCCCGCTCACCTCGCCCCGCCACGCGCACACCGACACTTCTCCCCCGCATTCTCTCACCCACCCACACCGCGCGCCACAGATCTCGCCgcagccatggccgccgccgcgcgccgcctcctcctcctcgccatcgccgtcgcggcggtgtccctcgcgccccgcgccgcggcggAAATCAGGACGGAGGCCTTCCGTGAGGACCCGAGGCCCACCATCCTGTTCGAGAAGTTCGGGTTCTCCAAGACGGGCGCGGTCAGGATCGTCATCACCGGCGCCGGCATCTCCTCGACGTTCGCCCGCCCGGACCCCAAGCAGCTCgggttcttcctcctctccgacgAGTCGATGTTCCAGGCCATCTACGAGGCgcaggcgcggcggccgccggagaggcgggaggaggtggcgggcggcggcgccgacgagcccGACGTCTCCCGCTGCATCCTCACGAGCCCCTACGTCAAGACGCTCTTCACCTTCCACGACCTCAAGCGCGGCCACTACAACAAGACGTTCCCGGTCACCCACCCCGACGAGTACAGCCTCTACTTCGCCAACTGCGCGCCGGAGTCGCTCGTCACCATGAGGGTGCGCACCGAGATGTACAACGGAAACGCCGACGGCTCCGTCGACTACCTCCCCGTCGGCCAGGCGCCCGTGCCGGCGATCTACGGCTTCTTCGCCGCCTGCTACGCCGCGTTCCTCGCCGCCTGGGGGTACCTCACGCTCTCCTCCCGCGACCACCGCGCCGCGGCGCACCAGATCCACCACCTCATGTcgggcctcctcgccgcgcgcctgctctactgcctctccgccgccgaggACCAGCACTACATCCGCGTCACGGGGACGCCGCACGGCTGGGACGTCGCGTTCTACCTCTTCCAGCTCGTCAAGGGCGTCGTCCTGTTCGCGGTGATCGTGCTCGTCGGCACGGGGTGGTCGTTCCTCAGGCCGGTCTTGCAGGACAGGGAGAAGAAGGTGCTCATGGTGGTGATCCCGCTGCAGGTCATGGCCAACATCGCGTCCGCCGTGATTGGGGAGACCGGCCCGTTCTTGCAAGGGTGGGTGACATGGAACCAGATCTTGCTGTTCGTCGACGTCGCCTGCTGCTGCGCCGTGCTCTTCCCGGTCGTCTGGTCGATGCGATCGCTCCGGGAGACGTCCAAGACTGATGGCAAGGCAGCGCGGACTCTATCGAAGCTCACCCTGTTCCGGCAATTCTACAT
This window encodes:
- the LOC4339027 gene encoding protein CANDIDATE G-PROTEIN COUPLED RECEPTOR 7, with the translated sequence MAAAARRLLLLAIAVAAVSLAPRAAAEIRTEAFREDPRPTILFEKFGFSKTGAVRIVITGAGISSTFARPDPKQLGFFLLSDESMFQAIYEAQARRPPERREEVAGGGADEPDVSRCILTSPYVKTLFTFHDLKRGHYNKTFPVTHPDEYSLYFANCAPESLVTMRVRTEMYNGNADGSVDYLPVGQAPVPAIYGFFAACYAAFLAAWGYLTLSSRDHRAAAHQIHHLMSGLLAARLLYCLSAAEDQHYIRVTGTPHGWDVAFYLFQLVKGVVLFAVIVLVGTGWSFLRPVLQDREKKVLMVVIPLQVMANIASAVIGETGPFLQGWVTWNQILLFVDVACCCAVLFPVVWSMRSLRETSKTDGKAARTLSKLTLFRQFYIVVIGYLYFTRIVVYALKTIASYQFRWVSVLAEEVATLAFYLFMFYTFRPAERSRYFSFDEDEEEAAEMVLREEEFEL